A single Candidatus Hydrogenedens sp. DNA region contains:
- the nadE gene encoding NAD(+) synthase — protein MRLVKVGTSSVSVKVGDFQRNTENLCEVIDTARKENVHLLVTPELAISGYSLEDRLFWDDIVEHSWASLLKIAEHTEGIGVFVGLPVQKESYLFNATAFVCNRKIHGLILKKYLPTYQVFYEGRYWSSWAGGTTEIHGIPAGDIIFELPYGLVSAEICEDIWSSHSPSADRAIHGAEIICNLSASPFSPLKNQLRKQLVLTNAMRIKVVYIYSNLLGCDNSRLIFDGGGIIATPEGSIVTGPILSNRRWTLTTTVVNLDEVTRIRKENSTWKTEALQSERENITKRVVVDCPQFIPSPLKEWVNTLPKSFYIPETKSAENIQIENNYFEQLFSALSLGLRDYFEKVGVFDRFLVALSGGRDSALSLLLAVEAGKNLKEGKYPDKYRDKVSCIYLPHKSYSSSDTRKAAELLAQELGVSFQVVSIHEESEIAYKKAVEIVGGEENVKALTRQNLQARVRGAMMLNWANNVNGLLLVTSNLSESAVGYTTTGGDNEGGFSPIANVPKTVISALLEYLAETRKICALEMILKIPPTAELAPNQTDEDDLMPYKVLDELIFLFAKQRFSLVDCWKILCLRFSEFSSKQLKKWTEDFAKRFVANQWKRDQHPVSLKVLEPDFDPKTGFRFPVIQSIDEELEKLRKAKL, from the coding sequence ATGAGACTTGTTAAAGTTGGAACTTCTTCGGTTTCAGTAAAAGTTGGAGATTTTCAAAGAAATACAGAAAATTTATGTGAGGTTATTGATACTGCCAGAAAAGAAAATGTGCATTTGTTAGTGACCCCCGAATTAGCTATCAGTGGTTATAGTTTGGAAGACCGATTATTTTGGGATGATATAGTTGAACATAGTTGGGCTTCATTATTAAAGATTGCAGAACATACAGAAGGGATTGGTGTTTTTGTTGGACTTCCTGTCCAAAAAGAATCGTATTTGTTTAATGCGACTGCCTTTGTCTGTAATCGGAAAATACACGGATTAATTTTGAAAAAATATTTGCCTACTTATCAGGTGTTTTATGAAGGTAGGTATTGGTCTTCGTGGGCAGGAGGGACTACGGAAATTCATGGGATACCAGCAGGCGATATTATTTTTGAATTACCTTATGGCTTGGTTTCTGCTGAAATTTGTGAGGATATATGGTCTTCTCATTCTCCCTCTGCAGACCGTGCTATACATGGGGCAGAGATAATTTGCAATTTGAGTGCATCTCCGTTTAGCCCGTTGAAAAACCAGTTGCGTAAGCAATTGGTACTAACCAATGCTATGCGAATTAAGGTTGTTTATATTTATTCCAATCTATTAGGATGTGATAATAGTCGGCTTATTTTTGATGGAGGAGGGATTATTGCTACTCCGGAGGGTTCTATCGTTACGGGTCCGATATTGTCCAATAGACGATGGACGCTTACTACAACAGTAGTGAATTTAGATGAGGTAACACGAATACGAAAAGAAAATTCTACATGGAAAACAGAGGCTTTACAGTCGGAGAGAGAAAACATAACGAAAAGAGTTGTTGTGGATTGTCCTCAGTTTATACCATCTCCATTGAAAGAGTGGGTGAATACATTACCTAAAAGTTTTTATATACCTGAAACAAAGTCAGCGGAAAATATTCAAATAGAGAATAATTATTTTGAGCAATTGTTTTCGGCATTGTCGTTGGGGCTTAGGGATTATTTTGAGAAAGTGGGTGTATTTGATAGGTTTTTGGTGGCTCTTTCTGGGGGAAGAGATAGTGCATTAAGTTTGCTGCTTGCGGTAGAAGCCGGGAAAAATTTGAAAGAGGGGAAATATCCGGATAAATATAGGGATAAAGTGTCATGTATTTATTTACCTCACAAAAGTTACAGTAGTTCAGATACAAGAAAAGCAGCAGAATTGTTAGCCCAGGAATTGGGAGTTTCCTTTCAGGTGGTAAGTATTCATGAAGAATCGGAAATAGCATATAAGAAAGCGGTTGAAATTGTGGGTGGAGAAGAAAATGTCAAAGCACTTACACGACAAAATTTACAGGCGCGAGTTCGTGGCGCTATGATGTTAAACTGGGCAAATAATGTGAATGGATTGTTGCTGGTTACCTCCAATTTGAGTGAGTCAGCAGTTGGTTATACAACAACGGGAGGTGATAATGAAGGAGGTTTTTCACCGATTGCCAATGTTCCGAAAACAGTTATTTCTGCATTGTTAGAATATCTTGCAGAGACGAGGAAAATTTGTGCTTTGGAAATGATATTAAAGATACCTCCGACAGCAGAATTAGCACCTAATCAGACGGATGAGGATGACCTGATGCCGTATAAAGTGCTGGATGAGTTAATTTTCCTTTTTGCGAAACAAAGGTTTTCTCTTGTGGATTGTTGGAAAATTTTATGTTTAAGATTTTCGGAATTTTCATCCAAACAACTGAAAAAGTGGACAGAAGATTTTGCGAAAAGG